CACGGTCGAAAGGTCTCGCGGGGGTTGTTGTGTGACGTTCGATCAGTTTAATGTCGACGATCGGGGCTCGTTCATTGGTCAACCGTAAAGCACGTTGGTCACATGATAGTGACATAAAATTGACTTTCATTGAAACACAACGCCAGCTGGTACTCGTTGGGTAACCGAGGCAGCGGAGCGGGGGTTGCTCGCGAATTCGAACggaaggaagaaaacaatcacATTCGATTGTTCATTTCGTGATTGTtatgaacaaatttttcatACGATTCCGATGATCTATTTTACCACTTTTTCTATAGAACTGCCCGCTGGGTTCGGTGACTAACGCGTTTAACTGTAAAAGTAACGTTTTACAACGCGCTCTGCGGCGTGACCGTATCAAAAATAAATGTGGCTCGGACGTTAGTTCCGGTAGTATTTCTTTACAGGCTCTGCAATTCCATGAATGCGAAATTAGATATAATTTTTTATGGCTGTTATGCGCGCGCATGGAACGTGCATGCTGGATTTCAGTTACGGAAGTATTTCGAATATTGCGCAACCCCGCGAATAAGAAgctgaattcatttattttatgacCTTTGTGCGTACGTAAAAAAATCGACGTTCGGTTACCTCCggatttcttaaatataaaggAATACCCTACTGCTCGTTTCGAATGGCGAAGCAAAACATTTCATCCTAAATAAAACCTCCTTGCTTATTGCAATCTTGTTACACTTCACAATTACATTATCCCTTGCTAAAAGAATTTTACTGTTACAAATCTTCTTTGAAACAGAACGTCCACCGGAGGGACCAGAAAAACCTCTTCGAAATCGAATGTACCAAGCTCGAAGGCTTCCGACTATCGATCCACCCTTGCCACTCGCGATTTTACGTTCAGTTCCGGGCGTCGAAggatatagaaaaaaaaaatatatatatatatatatacagttttaCGTCGCCAGGGGGGAAGATGGGAAATGTAGTTCAGCAGCGTCACGGTGCTGCGGTAATAAGCATGGCGCGAGACTGACGCGATCGGTCCGAGCATTCCCGCCTATGAGAGCGTGAATAAAACGCGCGGTACCCGAGGCTGCTGGCCGCTCGACGAGGCCTGCTGAACTAGAGTGAATAATTGCAACAGTCGGCGAATAATTACGATGTTGCACGCGGCACTGTTAATTGCCAGGCCACGGGCGAATCTCGCGCGTTGATCTTCCAACGGGAAAGGAAAGGGAAGAAGGTGCACAATGAGCGTTACCTGGGATTAGACGCGGGCTGAAACTTTCAGGAAGGCTTTGTTCTTGGATTTCCGCCGGACGAGTCCAACGTTTTGCTCTCGAAATCATCCGGCGAACGCGGGGGAGGAGGGCCCCGTCGCGTTCGAGATTACCGGTTAATCTCCGAGGAACGATCTAATTTGATTATCGCGTTCATTGTACATAATGAATGGGGAAGTGGGTCTCTGAGAATATTAAGGGAACATGCAGACTCACAaacctttccttttctttcctctttttcgtGTAGAATCGGTTGGGTTGCCACTCGTTCTTGGATGATGATGTTCCTAGATAAGACGCGAGTTTCGTTTGTCGGTCGCGTATGTGAAATTTTAACGAAACACGATCTTCGCCGGGTATTTTTAGTGTGCCGGCGTGTGAGCTTATGTATCAGTCGAGTTTTCTCTGTTTTCCAGGTGAGAGCGACAACGGATCCCGGCGTCCTCCGCATCCTGGCGGTCTGCATGCAGGACTCGAGGTATATCTTCGGAAGTATTAATGCCGGGCAAGGAGTAATTTGTTGAGTTTTTGATGAGTTGATATTGCAATCGGGTTTCTGTTCTGCTATTGATCGAGAAGATTGTTCAATTGACGGTATTGTGggatatttttagaatattgaaTTTGGTGAAAAGTAGTGGATTACTTTTTGTAAATTATAGATTATTCATTGTCGAATGTATAATTCTTATTGTGGCTagaattgtattgtattttgaaGTTATGGGGTAATGAGACACTTCATGGAAGTATCAAAGGTGGTTGACTGAGTCAACAACCCAATGATAATCACGTTCAAATATTATTCCGCGCGCTGGAGCCATAAAACGGAAAGTCAATACTCGAGAGCCGAAGTGAATCACCCTTAAATAAATTGGGACTGTACTTCCAGAAGTCGTTCAATCTCTGTAGAATATTGTTCGAAGGAACTCCaacataatcaaatatttatcactTCGGTTAACTTTATATTCTACATTACATTACACAAGAAACTTCATCAACTGCAAGCAGAAgattcttaattaaaatttacagtCTCTACTCTACCTCTTGGCGGGTAAATTTTAACAGTTCCCTTACAATAATTCTCAACCACTACTAAAATCACACGTAAACAGAAAAGACATCTCATTAAAGAATCCATACACCGAAAATTTCACATCTTCACGCCATAAGATTATTCGAAACGTACTACACCAGAAAGTTCAATGAAACACAATCAAGCAACCTTTCAACCCCAACAACctcaatatttattcaattcaattatgtACTCCATCCAGCACATTCCACAAAGTACCACAGATCTAGCGAGCCTCCCTCTATTTCACCGATCCTCAATGTTCAGCCTCAAAGGTGGGGGTCGAAGGGAAGATCAGAAGCGGAGGGATTGGTCAAACGCAAATCGAGCGCGACCCGTGTTTCCCGACATGAAGAGGGATCGGCCAGTCTTCCGGTTGGTGTACAGAGTGTGTTTACGTTGCAGCTTCGGGGCCGCGAAAGGATGAGGCGGATCGACAACGGCCATGTGCAACGACCGCCTCCGTTCAGGGTGCTCGCGGCACCCGACGGGAACTACCTGTCGCCCTCGGCGatgccgccgccaccgccgcgtgCACCCGAGCCCTACAAGATCGCGCCGTCCTCGACGTCGTCCTCTAGGGCGCACAGGCGGTCCAGCTTCGTGATCATCGCTGACTCGAGGCCGGCGTCCCCTGAAACTAGGAGCCCGTCGCCGACACTAGCCACCGGTAGAGTCTCGCCCTTTCGCGGACGCGGGTTCAAGGGGCCGCCACCGCGATCGAGGTCGAGGCCTCAGTCACCGGAACACGTGGACGCTCGGAGAAGGGGTCGAAGCGATCGTCGAGGTAATTTCGTAAAACTAAATCCTGTTGTGTCCTTTTtccacttaacactagaactaccgagcaaccgtcttttgaacatttctttatgaaaactGTAAGCgcgtatttattaagatttcagtcgGCTTGTGTTTCAGTTCAGGAATTGCCAAATCAGcttttttaatcgtttcttaaaGAAGTATGTGCACTTTTGGAGTAATTCTaagagaagaaattaggaattggtcattttgacccacttggtagttctagtgttaataaggtTTTCATTTCTTGCGTGTGGCTAATGCTTTGAGATTATTGAGTTTGGGAAAGTAGAGGATGAAGGAATGTTTTGAATGGTAATTGatgtctttattattaataagtttaACGGAACAAGGGTTCATTGATTACATCTAGCAACGGTGATTCTCAGTTTCAGTGTCCCAACAGAGCAGTCCAAGAAGAAGCTTGATACCTCAGCCAACTAGACAGCGTTCAATTTCCCTGAGCAAGTCGACCGAGCATCTCACCTCGCCGAAAGGTGTCCGCCACGTGGACTCGAGGAACCGCTTGAACCTGGCCGACTCGAGGAACCGCTTGAACCCGGCCGACTCGAGGAACCGTTTGAACCCGGCCGACTCGCGGAACCGTTTGAACGCCTCTGGTAACAGCAACAGCGCAACGAACCTCGCCACTCGTCGCCAGACGATTAAAACACCCAGCAAGCTGTCTCCAATCCAAGGCACGCCTACCAAACCCGATAGGACACCTCAGTTCGTTCGGAGGGATCGTTCCAAAGATGCCACGAAGACTTCACCGTCGAAGCTGCACAAATTGGCGACGTCGCCGACGAAAAGCACTTGGAACGCGAAGAAGCAGAACCAAGAGAAAGCGGTCACCTCTAACAAGGCGTCGAGCAAGGAACGAGTCACGTCACCGTCGAAAATCCCCTTGAAGACGAACAGAGTGGGAACGAATTCCTTGAACCCAGCTAGATTCATCAACATCTCCACTCAGCCTAACGATAAAGCTAAAAAGGTCAACGACAAAGGGTCCAAGGATGCTAAAGGCAGCAATGATCGAAGCAACGAGGTCAACCAAAGCGGCACACAGTCGGAAGGCTCGAAGGAGTCCCAGGTCAGCAACAAGAACTCATCGGGCAGCGATAGAGGCCGCGATCTGCAGCTCATAGATCTTCTAAAACAATCTTCCGGTGCCACTGGCACGTCTAGCGTAGTGAACACGACTGCAACGACAGCCGTCCAGCCGCTGCACATTGACGCGAACGCGCTTCTAATGGACAAAGACGGTTCCGACAAGAGGAACTCCTCCGAGAAGAGGAACCAATCGGATCCTCCTCACAGCAAATCTTCCAATTCATCGAACGACGACTCCCTCGTGAGACAAGGCGTGCAGGACGATCAGCGTTCGACGAACACGCAGACCTCGAGGTCCAGCAAGCCTAGCAACAACTATAATCGAGGGAAGGGTGGAGCCGACAATAGAAACGAGTCACCAGTTCCATCGGAATCCGTTGGCGGCCATTCGAAGAGCAACAGTATCAGTCAACCGGCGAAGAGCTTGGCCAAAGTGAACGGCACGGCCAGCAACAATGGCTCCGCCACCTTGCGATCGAGTAAGAGTCAGAACGCTGTAAACGAGCAAACTGCGAGGAATGCTAGAAACGAACAGAGGATCGATGGAACGATCTCGTTGCAGCCTGCGTCCGCCACGAATTCAATAAAATCGAACGAAGTCGAAACGGCGAACGATGCCTCGAAGAATTCTTCCAGTAACGAGCCACAGAGACAGACGATGGTTAGTAGTGCTACGGTGAAGCAAGAGGAGAGGGTTGCCACGAAGACCGGTAACGAGCACGACGCGAGAGTCGTCGGGAACGCGGCGAACGCGGTTCACGATCAATCGAACAACGTGTCCGGTACGGTTGGTGCAGTGAACGGCTCGAAAAACGTGAACAGCGCGGGGGTGAAGCCGCGGATCGGCAATCACGGGAGTGGCGCGTCCCAGAAATCGTCCGCGGGCATGTCGGTCGAGTCGATCGACAGTGTGCGATCCACGGATACCGGGGTGAGCGTGGATACCGTGAGGGGTGTGTCCTCGCCGAGGGAGAAGACTGGGATGCATGTCGTGAAACGGCCCCAGGAGATCGAGACTTTGAGCGGGAACGTGGTGCACCTGGAGCAAAACGGCGAACCCGCGtgagttatttattttcgtttcattttggGATTTTCTCATCGATCGACTGGTCCCGGGGGATTTTTAGAGGGTGCGGATTGATTTCGCGCAAAATCTTTCTGAAGTTTGGGGGATGTTTTGGGGATGTTTTGGGGatgatttttgttttctttgatagtatttactattaatgtttcaatatttaaattagtatGTTTTATAACATAATTGTTATGTTAATATTGCTAGATTTATTATGTTCGATTGTCAATGGATCTAAGGGTTCTTCATCCAAGAAATCGATGAAAATGGTGTTCCTTTGATTTTATCTTCCAAAAGAATTGTATGGAACGTTGGGTGTAAGTTTAGAGCGTCTACCTTGTTTAGCGAAGGCGAAACAATTTATTACCCCATAAACTTGTATTCTTATCCCGATatccaatttttaaaatatgggAAAGTGTCCACTGGCTTACGGAAGGCAGTGTGTATGCAGAAAATGAACGCGACGGATTGAAAAATCGAATTACGAGCTGGGGTCGCGACACGAAAGCAAAGCATCATTCTCAATTAAACGAATCACTTTCGTGATGAGTCGGGTTCACGCGTGCGCGCGTCCCGAAAAAGAATTGCCCGGAACTTCCGGCCGGGAAAAGTTATGTATCCTTAAAATGCTTCTTCATGAAACCGTTCTCAACGCCACGCTTAGGGACCCATGTTTCCTCGCGAAATTACCTCATTAAGTTCTTTCGTTATCAATATGCAGGAAGCACGCTCCGAATAAACGGAGTTAACCTTTATGTAGATAAACAGTTATTCGTCTCTATATTGTTCTCTAAtcacttttaatatttcgacgaaaatattgctataatattatttcgaataatcttttgaatattttcttcgcgttttacattttaaaataaagattttaaattataacttGAAAAACTGTGGACATTTCGGTtacaatgtataattttatttcgttagAATGGATGTCGCGCGAATATCTTGCGGCAGGGATCACGAGCCAACCACACATTACCTGCAGTTACTCATTGTTACGTTTTCCAGCACGTAGACACCCTTATAATCCAGCCCTGAGGGAGTGCGCTTCCCCTAACCGGGAATTAATTGCTACGTGTAAACTTTAATAGGATGCAGCTTAAAGTGATTAAATGGGAGTGATCGCGAAACTGAGATTCGCTATGAAATGAATTTCACGGGGTTAGTGAAAACTTGTCGGAGGAATTCCGTTGTGCATATTGAAAATCGAACTTTTGTTCCGTTATGGGAATTTGATTGGGCGGAGTTACGAGGAATGGAAGCTGAGCTTAACTATCGCGAGTGCATTAGAGTGTGACACGCGTACTTCGTAATTGgtctgcggatttttatgcaaatccaCGGTTGTATAATTAAGAATAGAAGAACGGCGatgaaacagaatttattcaACTAATAGTCTCAGtacattaacaataatatttaaaaaacgaatCTATTTTCATCCGTATTAGCAAGCGAATCACCATTTTACAGAGTAAACCttgcataaatattcaagacttcggttccaataatttttaaatgcgCACGATatcgtaacaaatattttaattcgataAAATTACATACGAAAAGAATAGAAACTCCTTTAATCTCCAAAGGAATGTTATTCGCGCAGTCGAATACTCTTAATTCCCGAATTAACCGTAATTAAAATCCAAGAAAGTCGTGTCCCAGCGGTGAAAGACTCTTAATCCTCgagtgaaataaaatgaaaaggatACTAGCGGCGGGGCTCGCGCGTTCCAAATATTTCGAGCGGGTGTTCGCTTGGAATGCGGTCGGGAACGCTTCTCGTTCGGAAATGGAAGggcaaaaaaaaatgaaagggtAACGGGAAGTCCGTCGTTGAACGCGTGCAATTAAATTGTTCTACAAGTTCGTGCCGCCGGGAACCGCTTCCTACGAGTATCGCGGACAGGGTCGTGCAGAAAACTTGGCCCATCGCGTTAAGATCCAGAGTTCCTTCACCCCTGGCTGCTTGTAAAGCGCCAACCCTCGCTGGTGGTCGATGCAACCGAGCTGGGTTTATCGATCCCGCGGAGATTTACATCGACGGAGTTGCAGCGGCTCGGCTCAAGGGGATTATAAATCAGAATTTCGAATCGCCTCGTTATACGAGCGTCACTAATTAACTCGAATCGGTAacgaacaagaaaaaaaaaacgataggGACGGGAAAGGGGGGAAGAAAGAGAGGGGAAAAACGTTGGAACCAGCGAAGCGGTTAGACCGTGTCCGTCTTTCACGCAATTGGGCTCTGTTAATTAACGATCGCGATATTTTGCGTAACGCATACGAACACGTGTTTCGTTTATTCTAACGTCCTCGTTGAGAGGCATTCCGACTGTAAGGCTTTTCGATTGGGTTTGATAAAATGTACGGTGAATATGTTTGTATtgattagatttttattttatatagttcgttGAATGGAACGACAGTGCGTTGAGATGTAGAAGTTTATATATTCAGTTAAATGATAGGAGAGTAATTGTTAAGTTTTCGTTGAAGCGACGCTTATTTATTTGATAGtttgtttcgattttatttgaGTAATGAGCGAGATATGGTTCGATTAGATCCAGTCAATCATTCGATGTTTCTTTAATGTTTCTGCCTTTTAACAAAGACCGGGAACAGACGATCTTCCGGTTCTCGCGTAAGCGCTGACTCAGACCGTCACGGAATAATTAATCTATCATTCTCGTGACTTGGCAGCGTATCGATAGTCAGCCCGGGGCGGGCCGTTATTAACAGAAATTCTAACGAGATTATACTGATTTTACACGGGAACCGTAAGAATTACGCGAGAACCGTAAGAATCACGCAGACATTGCTAGCCGCCATGTTGTTGCGT
The window above is part of the Nomia melanderi isolate GNS246 chromosome 2, iyNomMela1, whole genome shotgun sequence genome. Proteins encoded here:
- the stum gene encoding mechanosensory transduction mediator stumble, encoding MRRIDNGHVQRPPPFRVLAAPDGNYLSPSAMPPPPPRAPEPYKIAPSSTSSSRAHRRSSFVIIADSRPASPETRSPSPTLATGRVSPFRGRGFKGPPPRSRSRPQSPEHVDARRRGRSDRRVSVSQQSSPRRSLIPQPTRQRSISLSKSTEHLTSPKGVRHVDSRNRLNLADSRNRLNPADSRNRLNPADSRNRLNASGNSNSATNLATRRQTIKTPSKLSPIQGTPTKPDRTPQFVRRDRSKDATKTSPSKLHKLATSPTKSTWNAKKQNQEKAVTSNKASSKERVTSPSKIPLKTNRVGTNSLNPARFINISTQPNDKAKKVNDKGSKDAKGSNDRSNEVNQSGTQSEGSKESQVSNKNSSGSDRGRDLQLIDLLKQSSGATGTSSVVNTTATTAVQPLHIDANALLMDKDGSDKRNSSEKRNQSDPPHSKSSNSSNDDSLVRQGVQDDQRSTNTQTSRSSKPSNNYNRGKGGADNRNESPVPSESVGGHSKSNSISQPAKSLAKVNGTASNNGSATLRSSKSQNAVNEQTARNARNEQRIDGTISLQPASATNSIKSNEVETANDASKNSSSNEPQRQTMVSSATVKQEERVATKTGNEHDARVVGNAANAVHDQSNNVSGTVGAVNGSKNVNSAGVKPRIGNHGSGASQKSSAGMSVESIDSVRSTDTGVSVDTVRGVSSPREKTGMHVVKRPQEIETLSGNVVHLEQNGEPAVLAAANGVGEQPPERFFTRWKRSLSRCCECCPSMRCLACRTNPKGLAWSRNNPRTTTLAGRNEVGQQPAAARDVGSVGCWPKFKNRCRCNRLREIKCCSRRSRVAPAEAAVCCPPERRFGAICRRLFDSCKCCKRKAEAERTRSIRAKHSLTSVAPPPLSEEPKAKIPDVLVEHNSLMRGAIPCLPVPLAWFCLVWNVLLPGSGTVWSGIFNLCSGQPRFSAVAGLKSRLGAFVVNLVVGVGQLFTVLFCLVGWGWSIWWGVTLVRLARKYKRFKASEAASNDPEARAGEPTALPPGVPSQALRGMERGR